In the genome of Chaetodon trifascialis isolate fChaTrf1 chromosome 21, fChaTrf1.hap1, whole genome shotgun sequence, the window CTCCCATGTCTCCATCGATCAAAGCGTTCTTTCAAATGAGACAAATGACTTAACCTGCGTCTTTTACTGTTCATCCGTCTGACATTCAGTCAGAAGGTCAGATCATTAAATGTTTGCAGTAGCTTACATAACAGTGGGGGTTGTCTTGCATTGCTCTTTGATAGCAAAGATACATGCCTCATTGAGCTCAGAGCTCATGTCATCATTATGTAAACTGATGTTCAGCTTCAGTCAGATTGGGATGCAAATTAGCTCAGTGAGGTCGGTCCACAGTCGACCTTTGTTGTGTAGTTGTTAGATGCCAGTGATAAACTACATACTGGACTTTGTCTTTTGAGAAACATATCTTGATTTGTCCTCTAGTGTTTTTCCGCTTGTGTACTTTAGCAGTGTGCTAGTAAAAGAACAATCTATATCTGGAAGGATATGTGTGCATACGTAGGATTAAGGTTGATGGCCTACTTACCTGGTCTGGAgtaggacagaggaaggaggtaCAATCACTTTCACTTCCTGTATGAGGCAAAGTCCTGCACTTGTGCTGATGCACATGTATGACCATGTTGACTAAATTATCTTGCATAATCATATAAATCGTTTCCTAtttcttggatttttttttgtttatgtttttggtATTTTTAGCTGTTAGCCGGTCAGTatagaggcagacaggaaacattGTGAGAGTTAGGACTTCATGACACACAACAAAGATCTCTAAAACTGAACTGAGATCATTGTGACAGTTCTCATGATCAACACATGAACTGAGTAAATGTAATCGTAGTTAAGTTCATGAAACTTTACTAACATATCTGTTACTGTCACACAATCCTGTTCAGTTTATGTTCACGCCACAAACTAACTGCATCAGTGATAaagttatttttctaacttAAATTTAAAACTTCATTATTTACATTAAAGTTCACCTGAATTGTAGATGTAAGTGGAATTAAATAAAATCTTATCTTTGTGTAATTGTAGTGAGACACTCAGTTCATTACATTGTTTGTCAGCATCCCTATTGTCCTTTAAATGCTCCATGAATAGATGAAACTGGCAGTCCCATTGTACTCCTCCAATCCAGCGAGGCACCTGAATGATGTCATTTACAGGTGATGAGAGAGGGGTCCTCTGATGTCCTCAACAAGCTGTATGACACAGCAGTGGACAAGTTGGAGGCCATGAAGAGCGACTACGAGGCCCTGAGGAAGCGCTACAACGAGAAGACGGCCGGTCACAACGCAGACCTGAGTCGTCTGGaccaggctgaggaggagaaccACCGGCTGCAGAAACAGCTGGACATGCTGCTGAAGCAGAGAGACGCCGCCATCCACTATCAGCAGCAGTACTCCTCATCTATAAGAAGGTGACGCACACACGAAACCAGCGGCACTAAAAAGCTCCCAGCACAAACTCAGCAGCTGTAAAACATGTAATGATTAACAGCAGTGGCTGCAAACTTTGCTACAAACTCAGTGCTTGAGTTTAATGCCAAGGTCAAATGTGCAGAGTGCTGAAACATTCTTTATCCAAGGCAGGTGAAGCTTTGCAGATGGGCAGATGCTTTCACGTTTCCTTTATGATGCTTTAATTGTGAGCATGGTCACTTTGCAGGTTCGACAACACGCAGCAAGAACTGTCCAAGGCCGCAGCCCAGAACAAGGAGCTGCAGCGAGAGATGGAGCGGCTGCAGTCCGAGGTGACGCGGCTCAAGACGCAGCAGCTCAAGGCCGCCAAAGACTGTGAGAAGTACAAGGAGGAGCGGGACTCGGTGATCAACGAGTACCGCCTGATCATGAGTGAGCGGGACCAGGTGATAAAAGAGGTGGACCGGCTTCAGACCGGGCTGGAAATGGCAGAGGCGAAGCTGAAGAACACCTCTTCAGAGAGACGGGTGGCTAACGAGGAGCTGGAGGCTCTCCGACAGGTAAGAGTTAAGTTTGGTTTAAACGTTAAGGACTGGGAGAACAGATAGTCCTGTTTGGATTGTGGATTTGTAGAAATGCATCTTTAAAACAGGTTAATTTTAAGATCATGAATGTGAAAGACTTGTAAGAAGTTTGTGGTTTTATTCTATGagattttattgatccccagGCAGTGTCACAGCTGCAcaagaaacagaccaaagacgTCGGtacaaaattaaaaataaacactctTCATGTATCAGAGTGAGACAGAAGATTCAGACAGTTATGAGCATTTCTCTCATTGTTGATCTCTATTATCCACTTGTGATATGAAGGAGCTGGCCTCAGCACTGGTGGACAGGGACCGGGCCATCTGCGAAAAGAACGAGCTGCTGGAGAAATACTGCCACGAGGTGAAGGACAAGGCCGAGGCCcagaaggagctgagccagGCCTGCAAGGACATCGAGACGGTGCGCGAGGAGAGGGACGTGGCCCGCAAGGAGAGGACGGAGGCCATTATCCAGAGGGACCAGCTGCTGCGAGAGTATTACCAGGCTAGACAGGTAGCCAGACAGACGGGAGATTTATCATTACAAGTGCAGGGATTGACTTATTCCTCTGACAATAATCCCTTCATCCCATCTCATATAGTagtaataaatgtttttgttttttttttcccagcagctgGCAGGTTCCCACACATTGAATCTGTTGAGAAACGTGAGCATCACCCGTCACACACTGTTTCAATGTGATTGTCAGATTAATTGCAAAGAAAGCGATGAGAGTCCTGCATTAGGAAATTACCAGCAATTACGAAGAAAAGGCTCCCTGACTCTGAAGAAAACTGCACTGCATCAGAAATGGATAATTAAGCCAAACAAGGGCACAGTAAAGTCTAATGGAATTAATTTAGCTATGGACTTAATTAATGCTCTTACTGCACTTGGCAGTCTCTCTGCTGTACGGTTATttagagacggagagagagcgTGTGCTGCAGATACACCAGAGACATACACTTAATATCCTATATCTGACCCACTTCAAACCACACTGCCTAATCCAATCTGTGACTGTCACGCCTCAAGCTACCTTTACAAGACTGCACAGGCAGATGCTTTGTagtttgcagcagtttgtcgGAGATGTGTATGGTTAAACATGATGAAAAAATTCATCTTGAGGTCAGTTAAGTTGACTGCtttcttatttttctcaaaAACTGCAGAATGTTCTGAACTCGCCATGTAAAAGGATCTTCATTTAGCCTTCAGACTGCATTAAAATGGGGCTTCGATGGTGTGGATGTATTGCAACCAAACCAAAAATGATCCTGGATGCCCAGTTTAAACAACACATCAGTGGGTTTGAAGGTTTAACACATGCCTGAACACAGCGCAGCGGCTGTTAAAACCATAAAACAAGATTTTACTGTCTGCAAAGTTACTGTGGACAATGACTGCAAGGTTAAAAGAAGAAGTACCCCCTTCATCTTACAAAGCCAACCTCcgggagtgtgtgtttgcatgtatttgacGCAAATACAATGTTCACATCATCAGTAACAATTGATGACGTGTGGCTAGGTTAAACTTGTTGCCAAACcgctgtttattttattttacttaatttctgtgtgtgtgcttcagaaCACTTGCTGAGCTAAAGCTGCAGCCTCAAGTGTCTCAAATATTTGTTGGAGGGAAAAGCACGATATTAGATCAAAAGCACCTCGCTGCTCGTGCCGTCTGTGCAGCCCTACACTGATCTCCATCGCCGTGCTTTTCCTTCACCTCCACCAGAAACAAGACTCTGCCACTCTGGACATGGAGCGAGCCAACAAGGAGATCGACATGCTGAGGAAGCAGTACGAGGCCATCTCTCAGGAGCTGAAGGAGGCCCTGCAAGAGGCCGAGGTAGCCAAGTGTCGACGCGACTGGGCCTTTCAGGAGAGGGACAAGATCGTGGCCGAGCGGGAGAGCATTCGGTGAGCAGCGGGTTCAAAAGTCTACCTTTGTTATGCGGAAGTAGGTTAGATTTATGATGCACGTGAGTCAAGTGAAGACTGAAAtagatttgtttacatttgctgTGATGCCTTATGAAAACGTGTGCATCTGTCAGCACGCTGTGTGACAACCTGAGGCgagagagggacagagctgTGAGCGATTTGGCAGATGCTCTGAGGAACCTGGATGACACGAGGAAACAAAAGAACGATGCTGCACGGGAACTCAAAGAACTAAAGTGAGTCACTCCTCTACAACTTCCTGCCATGCTTATGCCATCTTCTGCACTATTTTTAGGATTAAATCTTGAATTTTATTCAGTAAGTTGCTACAAGAAGAGCGCAGAGCCTGTGCTCTTCTTGTTTTGGGATCCAAAAAGTAGATTTCTTATACTGGATCTTTTGTGCCACCCGGTGGATGAGTTGTGTCACTGACTGAGCAAAGTTCAGATCTCTTCTAAAGGTGACTGTCCTCACTCAGGAGCTACACTTTTTATGtttcctgcagagaaaagaTGGAAGACCAGTTAGAAAAGGAAGCAAGGTTTCGTCAGCTCATGGCTCACAGTTCACATGATTCAGCCATCGACACAGACTCGATGGAGTGGGAGACGGAAGTTGTAGAATTTGAAAAGCACAGAGTAAGAACCGCTTCTTAAATGTATCTTCAGTAATTCACTATTTGTTCTCTCAAACTGTAACTGAACAGATTCTCTATTCTTCAGGATATGGATTTGAAAGCTCTTGGGTTTGATATCGCTGAAGGGGTAAATGATCCTTATTTACCAGGAGATTGTGGCATATTTGTCAGTAAGGTGGATAAAGGAAGTATTGCTGAAGGGAGATTGAGGTAAATGTCTTGCTGTTTTGCCTCCTCGCACATTTTTTTAGAGCTGGTTATCATTTGAATTATATTAAACACTTTGTTTGCAAGAATATGAACAAGTTTTAAGCCTTTTGTTACTTGgcactttttaaaactttaaaacagtCCTACGTTTTTATTCATGAATCTGAATTTAATTCATTGAGCTGtcactctgttctctctgtgcaGGGTGAACGATTGGTTGTTGAAAATTAATGACGTGGACCTGACCAATAAGGACAGGAAGCAGGTGATCAAAGCGGTGCTGAGCGGCGAGGGAGTGATCAATATGGTGGTTCGCAGAAGGAAGTCACTAGGAGGACGGATCATCACTCCGATCCAGATCAACGTGGCTGGACACAAAGGTCGGCTTTGAATAGGAAATCAGCGTTACCATTTAGATGCTGCTGTTAACATGCGACCAATGACATTCCAGCACACCACATAGTAGTTATTAATGTTATTTAGTACTGCACATGCAATGATTAAAGGTTTAGTGGTGtacctgtttttgttgtttgatgtttttgttatAAACAGATGATATATATTTGACAGTTAACGTGACATTTTAATAAGGTTTCTggttctttttctgtcttacaGACAGTGGCATTGGACTGGAAAGTGGTGTGTTTGTAGCCACTTTGGCTCCAGGCAGTCCAGCTGCCAGAGACTGCGCTCTTACTGTTGGGGATAGACTGTTAGCTGTGAGTATGCTGCCCAGAATTTAAGTTTAACTTACACTGACAAGACATGATGCACATTTAATGCCACGAAAGAGCTGTTTGGGTATAGAGTTGGGCTGCTAGTGCCCTCTGCTGTCCACAGATATGTTGTGTTTGGCACACTGGTCCAAAATATGCGCTCTATACTCAAGCTCTGAAGGGCAGTTAATGTACAGGAAAGTTGCGCATGTTACTGTTTTATCCTATGAGGAAATGATGCAGTGATACAGCTGCAGCATTGAATAGCTTCTAGTAGTGTCAGATTTTAAAAAGCAGTTATTTATTCCTCTCCACCATCTGTTTATCACGCTGTCCTTGGAGGCAAGTTGTGGCCGCTGGCGTTTGTCCTGACCTTGTGTTTTCCCTCACTACAGATCAATGGAATCGCACTTGATAACAAGTCGCTCTCTGAATGTGAGTCTCTGCTAAGGAACTGTCGTGATTCTCTCAGCATCTCCCTCATGAAGGTGAAGTCCTCAGGCCAGCAACACACCACAGAGACCACCACTGATCTAGTCGCGGACACTGACGTAGACTCAAACAAAGAGGGCCCTTTAGAAAGACATGtagaacagacacagagacctTTAAAAGCATCTCTGTTAAAGATGTAATGTTTTCTAAATCTGTGAGACTTTTTAATGAGTTGTTAGTTTTGCTAGTGGGAGAAGTATTATTTCTCTCAAAGCTTGAACAAGTAAATCAAAAACAGCAGAGTAATAGTGATTTGAAAGCATCTGTGACGCCACACTTGTAGCTACGCCTGGCTTCTCCTccaatattataatattatttaGCCGTAGCCTCCCTAGCATTGTTCCTTAGTTATGTGACTTATGACACCCTTGCTGTCTGAATCCATGTTTGTTAGACTGTCATTGGTCCGCTCATGCAAGGCGTTGACTGATTGATATGTCTTGTAGCATATAAAAAAACTCCATGTGGAcatgttaacaaggttaaaacCTCTTTACCTTCAGCAACTTACTTTGAGAAAGTGTTAATTTTACAATACTGGAGCAATCATCCAATTTCCTAAAACAACTGGTACATTTTACTGCTGAAAAGTCTACTGAGAACTTTTAATGTGAGGAACATCTCTAGCTTTTTGCATGTCGGAGGATCCCATGTTTTAATTTTGTAAATAAAGTATAATTTACCTCTTTCCTCCACAGTTCCTCCCACAGAGCTGTTCTGGACAGAGTTTATTTGAAAGTttgagagacacagaaaagatCTCCCGGCTCCAGTCCTGCGAGATCCACACCAGGAACTGCAGGAACTCCAAGCACAACTGCTCCACTCAAACAGACGTTTGCAGCTGTGACAGAGGGGGCGAGGCGTGCAAGGATACGGGCGACTCTCTGgacagcagcggcagcagtgCTCACTGCCACAGCAAGCCTTTCTCCAACAGCTCCCTACACTCCCgctccctttcctcctcccacAGTCCCTCAGAGCCCCACCCGGACTTCTGCTACAGGAGGCAGGACCTCCACCATCGCCCCTTCACCTTCACCCCTGTgctctctgactgcagctcaCCTCAGACCGCAGTGGAACGAGGGCAGAGCTCGCCAACGAAGCCCAGCGGAGGCACGTGGCCTAAAGTCATAGTGGGAGCTTCTATTCCTGAGTGCGCCCAGCTCTCCATCtacaaaaaaaccaaacagaggAAGTCCATCTTTGATGTGAATGCTTTCAGGAGGCCCGAGGCACCAAAACTGGACTACATGTCTCTTTCTCAGTTGCCCAAGCACTCGCCGCAGAGCTCCATATCTGAATCTGCTCAGACCCCTCCCACCCCGCCGGCCAGGAGCGACTCGTTCAGGTTCAAACATCGCCAGCAGAACAGCTCGGCGTCTGACTCCACCATCACCACCGGCACTCCCCCGGCCTCCCCAGCCCAAGCCACATGCCGACAGGATGATGGAGAGGCAGGGAACCAACTCTATTACACTGATGCTCCTCCAGGAGAGTCCAAGAGTGGCTCCAAGAAACCCGCTGAGGAAGAGGGGAGTCGACACCAGGTGGAGGAGCGGGGAAAGAGGAGGTACCGGCCGAAATCTGCACCGGCACTACGGCGAAATGTGACACCATTACACATCCCAGTTCCCATGCAGGTATGTTAGACGCCGTCCTTATCTGATCTGGCATTCTattcatttatgtgtgttttaacagtttGTCGACTGCAGCCTCAGTGTCATTAGATGTTTGATTGCGTCTCGCAGGTACAGAGTTTCTCTAACGATGAGCACTCTCCAGAGCCGATGGACCTGCTACGTTTCTCTCCCATGCGAACCAATCGGTACAGCATGCAGTTTGCACCCCCCAGCTACAGCAGCATTGCAGCACGTAAGTCATCCAAATAACTTTGCCTGTTCAGTTTtgctttagtttttgttttaatgagttGGTTGTCCATCAGCTTCTGAACGCAACGTGCTTTGTGAATAAAAGGATGTTAAGAATCTCTAGTCTCTGTCACTAGTATTGAGACTTAAAGGACCAGCCTGTGGGATGTATTAGTGGCAtgtagtggtgaggttgcagattgcagccgACTGAATCCCCCTCGCTTCACACCTCACTTTCCCAGTGTGCAGGAGATCTAATGGTGGCCTTGAAACTTGCAAAAAAAATGGTAAAGACGCTCTCTATAGTCAGTATTTGGTCAAcaagctcattctaaggtaacaaaaacacagctatTAACATATTAACATAATAATGAATACCATGTTAAATTTTCGCCATATtctcttacacactggtccttgaGGTATGAGGTATGGTTACTTTACTCCTCAGTTCAGAGATACAGTTTACTTATTAGTAGTACTAATTATAGCCTTGATACATGCTAGAGTACATCAGTGTTTCTATTGAAGTGCAAGTTCTCAAGAGTTGGATTTCGCaatgaaacaggaaaagcaTGCTCGACTTTGTCTGTGTGAGATCATGTCATGTGGCTGCACCTttactttccatcactgtgtctgtgttgagtCTGGTATGATCTCTGTGTTCCCGCAGACCCAGCACAGCGAGGTCTAGCCCCGTGTCCTGCTGTGACGGCCGTGATGAGAAACCCGGTCTATACCGCCTGGAGCCACGAGATccagaacaacaacaactgtcCTCCAACTCCCAGCTCAGGCGTCcacccacattcacacacaaggtGCTAACATCTGCCAGTGTGTtcgtgtttttctttgttcGCACTAATGGGGCCTTTCCACAGCAGACAATTTGACTTGTCATAATAGCACTGGTGTTACTCATGACATCAGCAATGGCTCTATTCTCCTCAAGTGTCCCATGACAGTGTCCTATCAAACCAACACACGCAACAGGAGGACCATGAAAACAAAGCGtctaaatggaattcagccatcgttAATAACaatatttacacctgtgcttttcctacaaTGACATGTTAAAATAGCTTCAAGAATATCTGACGTTTGATTCATTTCATCAAGCAAGGTATAGAGCATTTCATTGGTTCCTGCTTCCTCAAATGTGAGGTTTTACTGCTGTTCTCTGTTTAATATCATTGTGaaatgaatgtctttgggttttggacaaaacaggaaatttgaagacgtcacctaGGGCTTTGGGAacttgtgatgggcatttttgaTTCATGATACTGAAACTGTCAGTATTTGCTGCCTTAgtattgtttttccacattcagCAGTGATTTAATAAACCATGTGATGTATTTATtgcacaaagcagcagtgtttaCCCTGCCCCAGATCTCACGAACAGATGGCATGTAGCAAATTATATCTTGCTCTGGGTTGAATAATTGACCGCCGGGGGACTTACTGAGGCCTTTTTACTCCACTTGTAGCCCCCAGCATCAAGGTCGCCTCAGTCTGGACCTCAGCCACAAGCGCACTGGAGACCTGACTGAGACGAGTTGCAGCCAACCACCTCACAGCACCAACTCCCTGCCCTCCAGCGCCAGAATGGGTATGTATGGAGTCCTAGTTTCAGGCAGATCTTAACTTATATAAGGTGTCCTGTCAATGATGCgatgatttttttctctaaCTTGTAGGACATGTTTTTGTAGAAATGAACTGAGCAACACACCTCTGCTGCACCTCTGTTGTATTGGTGTAGTAGCAGATCGATAAAGATCATTTCCCACAGTGTATAGTCTCTGCAGTGAGTAGTAGATGCAAGCTGACTCCCCTTAAATTGGAGCTCCACccattttacacatcaaaagCAGTTTACAGGTATGGCTACATGAGGCTGCACTCTGACATAGCTCAGGAGATGACAGTGACGAATTGGCCACATCCTACATTATCATTTTAGTAATTCATCAGAGCATTGTATCACAATGTGTTAAAACAGCTTACCACCTCTAAGTAATATATTTGGGGAAAATGTGTATCTACATGGCTTGATAAGCACACAGGCAAGTgaattttctctgtttgtggcCCTTAGGTTCCTCCACTTTACAGTTTAGGGCAGAGCGCATTAAGATCCCTCCAACCCGTTACCCCCGCTCCGCTGGATCTGACCGAGGTACGCCCGAGTTTGGCAGCTACATCATCCAATAACCAGCGATGCAGCAGTAAACAGCAAGTCTGAATTCATACCTTGCTCCTCTGCCACTCCAGGCTCCCTCTCACATTCGGAGTGCAGCAGCCCAACACCTCCAATGTCCCCCGTCAACCTGGAGACATCATCTTTCACCAGCAGCCAATCGCAGTGCTCCATTTCCACCCAGCCCAGGATATCAGTCAGCCCCGCTCCAGTTGGTGACAGGAGGAAGGATGGGTAGGCCGGCCCCTCGTCCGGGTCATTATGCTGCCATCATTCAGCAGAGCGCGACATGTTTTCCACCATTTGTCTGTACTTCTGTCTGCTTCATTGTGATTAAGTGCTTGTAAAGCAGTAAACAAAGCTGTGAGCCCCCCATCTCTGCTTTCTAATGGGCAGAGTCTCCATCTATCATTTTATTCTCAtctctttcctccctgctgctgttcattatAACCTGAaatcttccctctctttcctctctctgtctccttctcagATTTGTCTCTTATAACACTTCCTCTGTCAGACATCCACTGGCAGTTAAGCCCAAGTTCCTCTCTTTGAGAAGCTTGAGGTTTGTCCCGTGCTGCTTGTAGCTCATGCAGTATCTGCACTATCTGCATGACTGTTTGAGCACGGATCTCAAGACCTTCTGTGTACACACTGCAGATATAAATGCTGTCATCGtcttttctgttgttatttatACAGAATGCTGTCGAATTTTGTATATTGCATGACTTTGAGTTGCTTTCTGAGATGCACTTAGCACAGCCCACACAGCTGAAATGTCTTATTGACGAGGCTTTTTAACCTGAAGGCTAGCAGAAGCGTCACAGTACAGAGATCTCCATTACACTGCAGGCACCAGCATCTCCTTTGAGTCATATGAAGTTGGTCATTCAGTGTTGCATGTTGCATTCTGCCAGCAGTCTTCATGGCTTCCCACAAATGTCAGAACATTACAAAATgttcttctttgtctccctgAAGGCCATACTTGGAGGAGCCACGCAATGTGACAGTACAGAAAGGAGCAGAACCACTGGGGATCTCCATTGTGAGTGGAGAGAACGGGGGAGTGTTTGTGTCCAAAGTGACAGCAGGCAGCATCGCACACCAAGCCCGTTTAGAGTACGGAGACCAA includes:
- the LOC139349493 gene encoding disks large homolog 5-like isoform X3, giving the protein MEPKHKELLEKCYQNLVESITDADRVVDVLAHCGTLSQAERYELGHNCSSSSEKVDLLLKILLGKDRDHFAEFCTALEKTHPHLHAVLLNGIGPVDHTTGSTYSILSTMPSDSESSSSLSSLASSPPPAQMDSHQVSEKMETVLFQLRHVTRERDDLRKRLALSSPGTTFDDCRPNSKAGHDYERLKLQCMKAMADLQSLQNQHSTTLKRCEEAVKKADFYHTLHSRLASEHAQLKDELEVVRQDNIQLVREHNHVKQACEELRRLHDDDQRELADMRMLHQQVMREGSSDVLNKLYDTAVDKLEAMKSDYEALRKRYNEKTAGHNADLSRLDQAEEENHRLQKQLDMLLKQRDAAIHYQQQYSSSIRRFDNTQQELSKAAAQNKELQREMERLQSEVTRLKTQQLKAAKDCEKYKEERDSVINEYRLIMSERDQVIKEVDRLQTGLEMAEAKLKNTSSERRVANEELEALRQELASALVDRDRAICEKNELLEKYCHEVKDKAEAQKELSQACKDIETVREERDVARKERTEAIIQRDQLLREYYQARQKQDSATLDMERANKEIDMLRKQYEAISQELKEALQEAEVAKCRRDWAFQERDKIVAERESIRTLCDNLRRERDRAVSDLADALRNLDDTRKQKNDAARELKELKEKMEDQLEKEARFRQLMAHSSHDSAIDTDSMEWETEVVEFEKHRDMDLKALGFDIAEGVNDPYLPGDCGIFVSKVDKGSIAEGRLRVNDWLLKINDVDLTNKDRKQVIKAVLSGEGVINMVVRRRKSLGGRIITPIQINVAGHKDSGIGLESGVFVATLAPGSPAARDCALTVGDRLLAINGIALDNKSLSECESLLRNCRDSLSISLMKFLPQSCSGQSLFESLRDTEKISRLQSCEIHTRNCRNSKHNCSTQTDVCSCDRGGEACKDTGDSLDSSGSSAHCHSKPFSNSSLHSRSLSSSHSPSEPHPDFCYRRQDLHHRPFTFTPVLSDCSSPQTAVERGQSSPTKPSGGTWPKVIVGASIPECAQLSIYKKTKQRKSIFDVNAFRRPEAPKLDYMSLSQLPKHSPQSSISESAQTPPTPPARSDSFRFKHRQQNSSASDSTITTGTPPASPAQATCRQDDGEAGNQLYYTDAPPGESKSGSKKPAEEEGSRHQVEERGKRRYRPKSAPALRRNVTPLHIPVPMQVQSFSNDEHSPEPMDLLRFSPMRTNRYSMQFAPPSYSSIAAHPAQRGLAPCPAVTAVMRNPVYTAWSHEIQNNNNCPPTPSSGVHPHSHTSPQHQGRLSLDLSHKRTGDLTETSCSQPPHSTNSLPSSARMGSSTLQFRAERIKIPPTRYPRSAGSDRGSLSHSECSSPTPPMSPVNLETSSFTSSQSQCSISTQPRISVSPAPVGDRRKDGFVSYNTSSVRHPLAVKPKFLSLRSLRPYLEEPRNVTVQKGAEPLGISIVSGENGGVFVSKVTAGSIAHQARLEYGDQLLEFNGINLRNANEQQARLVIGQQCDTVTILAQYNPHMFQLGNHSRSGSRMESISNQPTPHDSGATTPDNHSIVDTLSEQDEGTMTPPSKQTTPATSPQNSFRLPGSSTRRAAEPRLVRLKRIQVELGVQICGGNLYGIFVESLDDDSPAKCPDGLLPGDLMLEYNGISMKNKTKEEAYLEMLKPAETITFKVQNCVDNLAAIKESRGDGFYIRALYERVAEVEQELSFNKDDILYVEDTLPNGNFGYWMAWQLDENAQKLGKGQIPSKYMMDQEFYRRHSMADMKDDNGTNKTLSAAARRSFFRRRLKHKRSGSKDGKDVMALDAISTDSLPITEDGVSLMYQRVQRVECSSPRPVLVLGPLVEASKDMLVKETPAKFCRCLPEIMKASQQAIERGVKDCVFIDFKRRSGHFDVTTVASIKEITEKDCHCLLDIAPHAIERLHSVHIYPIVIFIRYKNAKQIKEQKDPLYLRDKLSQKHSKEQFEAAQKVEQEYSRFFTGVVQGGSVSYICTQIMTIVEQEQSKVLWIPDGAP
- the LOC139349493 gene encoding disks large homolog 5-like isoform X4 encodes the protein MEPKHKELLEKCYQNLVESITDADRVVDVLAHCGTLSQAERYELGHNCSSSSEKVDLLLKILLGKDRDHFAEFCTALEKTHPHLHAVLLNGIGPVDHTTGSTYSILSTMPSDSESSSSLSSLGTPGQASSPPPAQMDSHQVSEKMETVLFQLRHVTRERDDLRKRLALSSPGTTFDDCRPNSKAGHDYERLKLQCMKAMADLQSLQNQHSTTLKRCEEAVKKADFYHTLHSRLASEHAQLKDELEVVRQDNIQLVREHNHVKQACEELRRLHDDDQRELADMRMLHQQVMREGSSDVLNKLYDTAVDKLEAMKSDYEALRKRYNEKTAGHNADLSRLDQAEEENHRLQKQLDMLLKQRDAAIHYQQQYSSSIRRFDNTQQELSKAAAQNKELQREMERLQSEVTRLKTQQLKAAKDCEKYKEERDSVINEYRLIMSERDQVIKEVDRLQTGLEMAEAKLKNTSSERRVANEELEALRQELASALVDRDRAICEKNELLEKYCHEVKDKAEAQKELSQACKDIETVREERDVARKERTEAIIQRDQLLREYYQARQQLAGSHTLNLLRNKQDSATLDMERANKEIDMLRKQYEAISQELKEALQEAEVAKCRRDWAFQERDKIVAERESIRTLCDNLRRERDRAVSDLADALRNLDDTRKQKNDAARELKELKEKMEDQLEKEARFRQLMAHSSHDSAIDTDSMEWETEVVEFEKHRDMDLKALGFDIAEGVNDPYLPGDCGIFVSKVDKGSIAEGRLRVNDWLLKINDVDLTNKDRKQVIKAVLSGEGVINMVVRRRKSLGGRIITPIQINVAGHKDSGIGLESGVFVATLAPGSPAARDCALTVGDRLLAINGIALDNKSLSECESLLRNCRDSLSISLMKFLPQSCSGQSLFESLRDTEKISRLQSCEIHTRNCRNSKHNCSTQTDVCSCDRGGEACKDTGDSLDSSGSSAHCHSKPFSNSSLHSRSLSSSHSPSEPHPDFCYRRQDLHHRPFTFTPVLSDCSSPQTAVERGQSSPTKPSGGTWPKVIVGASIPECAQLSIYKKTKQRKSIFDVNAFRRPEAPKLDYMSLSQLPKHSPQSSISESAQTPPTPPARSDSFRFKHRQQNSSASDSTITTGTPPASPAQATCRQDDGEAGNQLYYTDAPPGESKSGSKKPAEEEGSRHQVEERGKRRYRPKSAPALRRNVTPLHIPVPMQVQSFSNDEHSPEPMDLLRFSPMRTNRYSMQFAPPSYSSIAAHPAQRGLAPCPAVTAVMRNPVYTAWSHEIQNNNNCPPTPSSGVHPHSHTSPQHQGRLSLDLSHKRTGDLTETSCSQPPHSTNSLPSSARMGSSTLQFRAERIKIPPTRYPRSAGSDRGSLSHSECSSPTPPMSPVNLETSSFTSSQSQCSISTQPRISVSPAPVGDRRKDGPYLEEPRNVTVQKGAEPLGISIVSGENGGVFVSKVTAGSIAHQARLEYGDQLLEFNGINLRNANEQQARLVIGQQCDTVTILAQYNPHMFQLGNHSRSGSRMESISNQPTPHDSGATTPDNHSIVDTLSEQDEGTMTPPSKQTTPATSPQNSFRLPGSSTRRAAEPRLVRLKRIQVELGVQICGGNLYGIFVESLDDDSPAKCPDGLLPGDLMLEYNGISMKNKTKEEAYLEMLKPAETITFKVQNCVDNLAAIKESRGDGFYIRALYERVAEVEQELSFNKDDILYVEDTLPNGNFGYWMAWQLDENAQKLGKGQIPSKYMMDQEFYRRHSMADMKDDNGTNKTLSAAARRSFFRRRLKHKRSGSKDGKDVMALDAISTDSLPITEDGVSLMYQRVQRVECSSPRPVLVLGPLVEASKDMLVKETPAKFCRCLPEIMKASQQAIERGVKDCVFIDFKRRSGHFDVTTVASIKEITEKDCHCLLDIAPHAIERLHSVHIYPIVIFIRYKNAKQIKEQKDPLYLRDKLSQKHSKEQFEAAQKVEQEYSRFFTGVVQGGSVSYICTQIMTIVEQEQSKVLWIPDGAP